The Rhodococcus sp. B50 DNA window GCACGTCGACGAAGACGTCCTCTCGGAGCATCCGCTCGAGCGCCTTCATGCAGTCGCGGACCTTGCTGCGAAACATCCGCCGGTCTTCCCCGGTGAACGAACGAGCAGATATCTCAGCTCCCAATGGAACCCCCGGGTCGGCGCGCAGTCGGTCGAGCCAAGCCTAGCGCGCGACTCCCGTAGGGGTGGGATCAGACGGCGCGGTATCCGCCCCAGTCGGTGACGACGCCGCGGTCGCTCAGCCAGGCGTTGGGGTTGATCTTGGTACCTGCGGTGTCCCAGACCTCGAAGTGCAGGTGCGGGCCGGTGGACCAGCCCTCGTTGCCGACGGTGGCGATCTGCTGGCCGGCGGAGACACGCTGCCCGGCGGAGACCTGGTAGGTGCTCACATGACCGTAGACGGCGGTGGTGCCGTCGTCGTTGAGGACGCGGACCCACTGGCCGTAACCCGAGGCCGCGCCGGCTTCGAGGACGGTGCCGTCGGCGGCGGACTTGATGGGCGTGCCGATCGGTGCGGCGATGTCGATGCCGCCGTGGTGCGCACCCCAGCGCGGACCCCAGTCGGAGGTGAGGGTGCCGGAGACGGGCTGGACAGCGGAGGGAGCAGCCGGGTTGAGCTGGTCGAGCCAGCTGGGACCCGAGAACTGATCGAGGAAGCCGGTGACCTCGGCGGGGAGCTCGGGCGCGCCCTGCTCGGCCGGGGTGGTGATACCGGGGATCGCCGGGATCTCGACACCCTCGGGCAGCAGGCCCGCAGGAAGCTCGAAGGGAAGAGCGGGCGCGGGAGCCTCGGCCTGGACGTGGTCGTGGCCGGGATGCGCGGCGGCGGTGCCGGCGCCGATCTGCGAGCCCACGGCGAAGAAGGCACCCGTGGCTGCGGCAACGGTGGCGGCCTTGACCGGAGCGGACGTCCCGGTGGGCTCGACACGGTGGCGGCCCTTGCCGGAAGACGGCACGCGAATCGGTTCGAGGTCGAATGCTGCGTCTTCGCGTGTGCGCTGATGGCGTCCCACAGTGTGTCCCTTGTTTCGTCCCGACTTCGACCGGGTATCCCCCGGCCGTTCCTGGCGACCCAAGGTAACAAAACGGTATAGAGAATCGCCAGTGTTACCTTTCCTTGATCTCAATCGGCGGGAACCTGCAGGTCGTACGCGTGGTTAGGCAGGGCCCGAGAGCAGGCGCTTGGTTACGGCACCGGCCCGGCGGCTACACTCACAACGCGCCAAGGTCGGTTCCGCCCGGCCGGACGCCTCCGTAGCTCAGGGGATAGAGCACCGCTCTCCTAAAGCGGGTGTCGCAGGTTCGAATCCTGCCGGGGGCACAGAAAACCTGCAGGTCAGGGCCGGTTTCGGCCCTGGTCCGCAGGCTGTGTGCAGAATACGTGCAGAATCTACTGCCGTGGGGCCGACATAGAACGGCCCCGGATCGGGCTTCCCTCCCGAGTCCAGGGCCTCGGCCCAACGGAGACGTATTCCGATGAACCGTTCCACGATCGTAGGACGCGCTGCGTCCATTCCCCACACCGAACACCACTAGGTCAGGACCACACCCCCATCACGGGCGGTGTGGTCCTCGTCGTCGTTCTCTCCCCACGTCCGACGCAAACCAATGTGGGCCGGTGTTCTCAATCCCGCCAACCGGGGCGGGCGCTCTCACTGCGGTATCTGGCCAGACGCTGTGAGGGTCCGACACAGCCACGTACCCGTTCGGGACGTGGCCAGAGGTGTTGGCCGTGACGCGATAACGGGGCATGGTTCGTGGGAGCTCCGGGGAGGGGTATCGACACCGGCACCCTTGGGTGCTCCGCTCGGTCGAGGACAGCACGGGCGCAGCCCGTTCCGATTCATCAGGTCGAGGAATGCACTACCGCTACACTGAGATACGTACTCGATGTGATGCTCGAGAGTCATGACGACAGTGCCCACGTTGCTCCGTTTGGTCACGGGAGACGTGGGCACTGTCGTATCCGTCGAACTACTGCGAAGCCTTCCATTCGAGAAAGTGCTGAGCAATCGGCACGAAACGGAACGAGGTCTGATCCGGCGCAGTCCCCGCACCCGCCGTGGTCGACGTCACCAACCCGTAGGCGTCACGCACATCCTCTCGATACTGTGGCGGAATGCGCTTGTCGCGGTTGGCGACGAATGTCTTGCGCTTGTCCTCGTCCAGATTGCTCCACCACCGTTCAAGAGTGTCCCGCCGCTCCTTCACAAACTGGGCGGCCTCCGGCGTCGCAGTGAACCCGTCAGGGCCAGATCCGATCGTGACCCAGCACTCCGAACCTTCGGGTTCACCAATTGTGACAAGCTCAGGGAGCAGGTCCACCGGGACGGTCCCTTCGGGATCCTGGAACAGGACGTTACGTACCTTCGGACTTAAATCGGTCCACCAAGCACTGATAGCTGCTGGAGTAGTCATCGGTCGAATATATATGCCAGACAGCTATTCCGAGCCTCCCTCACCACGAGCGCACTCCGGTTACGACCATGTCACCCGCGCCCCCATCGCTCCGCTAGGACTGTGGAACGCGCTTTGAGTCGATTCAGCGTTCGGCTGCACAGAACGTCACTTAACTTGATCCTGTGGACACGCTGACAGCCATGGCCATCGCCGGCATATTCATCGAGGTTGTGGGCTTCGCCCTGGCGGCCTTCGGTGTCAGATCCAAATGGAGAGAACATGCCCGAGGATGGGATCGATTCTTCCCCCAGCGGGTACGGAACTTGGTCGGACGACGGCGACCCGTCCAGGTTGAGGCACGCGACGCGGCAATGACGGCAGACGCAGCCGCCAAGGCGGTGGCAGTGCGCAAGTTCAGGGAATCCGACCCCGTCGAGGATCGATTGCGCGCATTAGAGGAGGCGGTGACCGATGCCGCGAGGAACCTCCAACACCACATCCATTCGACCGGCGACGCGCTGCGTGAAGTCAACACCCGCGTGACAGCTCAACGACAAGAGATCATGTCCACTCTTGAACAAGCACAGTCCCAAGGGAGAGTGGAGATCGTCACCGATCTGCGCCTCGCGGGATGGGGTCTGATCTTGGCTGTTCTCGGCCTGGCCCTGCAGGTCCCCTCAACCATCACCGGATAACCCTCTGACCTGAGCGTTTGCTGGGGTGGGGGGCACGGACAGCTCCTCCCACGGTGCCAACTGTCCATTTTTACGTGGGCGGCTGACGGCCCCGGTCGGCTGACCAGGGCAAATGGCGGATCGGTGCCCATCGACGCAGGTCAGGGCGGGGACACCGGTCCTCTGTAGCCTCGATGGCGGTGGCGGCCCCTCGTCTCCCCGGCCACCGACACGAGAACGGCCCCGGGCAACCGGGGCCGTTCGTCGTTGCGGGTCCTGCGGTGTCAGGTCAAACGATCCAGTTCGACAGATCGAGTGTCGCCTCGGCCGCCTCGACGGTTACCGGCGTGAGCTTGGCGAGTGCCACCTCGGCCGCCGCCCCGTCCCGGACGATCTTCGTCGTCCAGAACTTCGCACGGTCGGCGCTGATCCGGCCATCGGCCACCGCAGCGGCCACGAGCGTGCGCGCACTGGTCAGCACCCCGACGGCGGCGTCGATACGCAGCTGTTGATACGCAGCGGCGTCGAGGCTCACGAGACCGTCGCTCCCGGCCGTCACGGCGTCACCAGCGCGGTCAGGCGGCGGATTGCGCGCGGTTGCGTGATTGCCATGACCGGATTGACGTAAGTCTGTACGAACTTGCCCCGCCGCTCACGCACGGGGATCAGTTCGGTGGTGAGCGGGGTCTCGAATGCCAGCAACCCGGCCTTGCCCCGAGCGACGGCGTAGGCGGTGGCCTCGTCGATGTAGGGACTCGTCACCAGCTCGACGCCGGCGGTTGCCAGGACGGCGGGCAGATTCTCACCGTATGCGACCGTGAGGTCGTAGGCACCGGTCGGGCTAACGACGAGGGTGTCGAACTTCAGCCCGAGTCGATCCTGGTCGGCTTCACGCTGCGCGGCGGCGAGCAGGGCCAACGGCCGTTCGGCGTTGCTCGTGATGGTGTCAGGCGCACCGACCGTGACCACCTGGTCCCAAGGCCGGGTAGCCGGGAAGTCACCGCCACCGACACCGAGGTGTTCGACGAGGGCAGCGTCGACGGCCTCGAGGACGGCCGTGTTCAACTTCCGCACGACGGTGTTGGACAGTGCCAGGATCTCGGCATTGACGAAAGCGAGATCCCCTCTGGTGACCTTCTCGTCCTCGACAAAAAACCTTGCGCCCCAGTCTCGTACAGCGGCAATCTTCACTTCGGGATCCGTGGTGCGAACGGTCGCGTACTCGTCGCCGGGTGCACGCTCGACAACATCGTCGGCGGCGTACTTGTCGGACGGGCGGATCACGCTGTGCGCCAGACCGCCGCCGACGATCGGGCCTGCGTGCGGACTCAGGAACACGGAAACGAGTTCCTGACCCTCGACCAGCTCGGCCACCTTGCCAGCGATGAAAGACGGGTTCTGCATGATCGCGTCGACGGTGATCATGTTGTTCTGCGCGGTAGGTGTCAGGATGCCCACGGGGGCACCTCCGTTCTATGTGTGAGTGAAAGGGTCAGGCGTGGAGGCTGACGAGAACTTCGTTACCGGCAGCGGCGGCACTGACCGCACGGCCCACGGGGGTGCCGGTCATCGCGGTGACCACGGCGCCGTTCACGTCGGACTCGACCACCGCGTTCACGGCCACGGTGGCGCCTGCGATGAGACGGACGATCCGCGAGGCGCCACGGGTGACCGGCACGAGTTCGCCGGCGGCCACCGTCGCCCGTGCAACACCGAACACGGCCTCCCCTGCCCCGGCTGCCCTCACGGCGATGTTGCCCTCGACCGGTGCACTGGACACTGTGACCAGTCGGCCTGCGGTCACGGGCGCGGTGGCCCGGGCGGTGACATCGCGGCCACCGTATGCCTCGACTTCAATGATCTGCGCCATCGGCGGTTCACTCCTTCGTTCGTCGTGACCGGGCCTCGACCTCGGCGGCGTCTACCAGCCACCGGCCGCCTACACGTTGAGCGTTGAGACTGCCTCGCGCTGCCATCGCCCGTACGTTTCGTTCCGAGCATCCGAGCTGCGCCGCCGCTGTCGAGGTGTCGATCAGTTGCATCCTTGAGACTGCCGGGGCGGGTGTTCTGGCACGTTCCGCTGTACCGATTGCGGAACGTGTTGCGGAAATTGCGAGTTCACGCTCGAGTTCGTACACCCTCGCGACCGCCCGGCCGCCACCCCGATCGGACAATTCGATCAGCTTGCGCAGGGCGGCGGACAGGAACGCGGCATCGTCGGCGGCGATAAGGACGCCGTTCACCGTCGAGGCGCTCACGATGCCGCGTCCTCGGTGACCAGCTGCCAGACGAAAGCCCTCCGGTGCACCCTGCGGACGATCAGCCCGTCACGGTTCAAGCTGCGGCAGGCACGGCCCGCGAGATTGAACGGGATCGGCATCCCGTCGGGCAGCAGGACACCGCCGTCGAGCATCGCCGCGAACGACAATCGGCCGCCGTGGATCCGCAGCGCGGTCAGGATGGCCCGACGGGCGGCGTCGAGGGCCGTGTCGGTGGTTGTGTCGGTGGTGTGAATGTTCATGGATCGGGTCCTCGGGTCTCGTGACCGGGTGCAGGTCCGGCCCGGGGTTGGTGGGGGCGTGCACCCCCAGTGGTTGCCGGCCACCAGGGGTCGATCGGTTAGACCGCCGTGTCGGCGTGCATCTCGGCCACCATTCGGCCAAGCATGACCGTGTTGTGGGAGATCCATGTGAGCGTGGCGGCCTCGACCGCATCGCCTACGGCCTCGAAAATGGCCGCCCGGTGTTTGTTCGCCCACGATTCCTCGACCCCGTATCCATCGAGCACGGTGTCGGCGGCAGCCATGGCCAGCTCGGCGATCTGGTCGCGGGCCGTAGCGGCTGTGTCGATGGGGGTCAGGGAACACAGGACCGTGCGGCCGTCGCCGTCGGCAACACGATGCAGGTCCCCGTCCGAGGACATGCGGACGATCGCAGCGTCGACCGTCCGGCCACCGACCCGGTGACCCTGCTCGAGCAGGACGGCGTGGATCTGTTCGGGGGCGACCGGGTGGTCGAGGTCGACCAGGACGGCATGGATGGCAACGCGGAGTTCGGTCGAGGTCGTCGAATTTGTGGTCATGGGTCTGGTCTCCTCTAGCGGGAAGTGGGTGCGAAGCGGCGGCGGCCGTGGCCGGTGTGGCCACCGACCCGGTCCCGCCAGCGACCAAGGGCGGCGTCACGCTCGGCCGGGTCCACGCCGACGGTGCGCAGCGCCAGCGGCACCACCACGGCGTCGAACGTGCAGCGTGGGCACACACCTGCGATGTCGAGCGCGGCGGTCACAGCGGACTCGAGGGCTGCGAGGGACGGGTTTCGGGGTGCGATGAGAGTGGTCACGGGTTCGTCTCCTGTGAGGTCGTCAGAGATCGGTGTCGAGTTGCTCAGTGGTGCCGGGCCGGCGCCCGAACAGTCCGTCGAGAGCGATGTCGGGGTCCGCGAACGCAGCGGCGCGGACGTTCTCCACGAGTGCGGCGTACTGCGCCGGGGACATCGACTCAGCGATCGACTCGATCAGCGTGTTCAACAGGACGGTGAGCTTGCCCTCGGCCTCGGCCGTCGACACGATCCGCTCGTACCTGACAGCGTGGGCCATCTCGCCGCTGTCCTCGAAATCGTCGTCGTCGTAGGCGTCGTCGTGCTCGATGGCCGCGACCAGGCTGCCGTAGTGGTGGTGAACGAGCAGCAGGGCAGCTGAGCGTTTCATATCGATGAGGGAGTCGTAAGCGTTCATTGGTGTCAGTTCTCCTGTGATGCTTAGCAATTGGGAGTGGCGAACAGATCCACGGGGGCGGTGAACGGTGCACCGTCCGGGGGTAGGTCACCGTCGTGCTCGTCACGGTCGGCCGGTGTGGTGAACGGATTGGTCACCGGCACCACGGGGTGCGGTGCGGGCCGTTCGTCCTCGGGGATCGCGACCCACTGCGTGCGGTTCTTCTGCGGACTCACGTTGCGGATCCACCCGTCGGCCTCGAGGCGCTTGATCGCGGCATCGAGACCGTTGCGGCTGATCCGGACGGTCGTCGGGTGTCCTGCCTGCGTGGTGAGCGCGACGATCACCGGTTCGGTCTTGCCGAGGTCACGCAGACGGTCGGTGTGCCACATCGTTGGGTGCCCCGGGTGCTCGGTGATCGCGTCGATTGCCCACCGACGGTGTCCCTCGGCCTCGATCCGCTCGGTCGAGATCCGTTCCTCGATCGTGTTGGCCAGAACGCTCGTGTACGTCAACCGGCCACCGGTCAGGTTGATCTCTCCCCGGGGAACGTTGACCCCGCGCCCGTAGGCGTCGAAATACCGTTGAGCGTCCATCTCTTCGCTGCGAACGGTGATGTTC harbors:
- a CDS encoding M23 family metallopeptidase; this translates as MGRHQRTREDAAFDLEPIRVPSSGKGRHRVEPTGTSAPVKAATVAAATGAFFAVGSQIGAGTAAAHPGHDHVQAEAPAPALPFELPAGLLPEGVEIPAIPGITTPAEQGAPELPAEVTGFLDQFSGPSWLDQLNPAAPSAVQPVSGTLTSDWGPRWGAHHGGIDIAAPIGTPIKSAADGTVLEAGAASGYGQWVRVLNDDGTTAVYGHVSTYQVSAGQRVSAGQQIATVGNEGWSTGPHLHFEVWDTAGTKINPNAWLSDRGVVTDWGGYRAV
- a CDS encoding major capsid protein; the protein is MGILTPTAQNNMITVDAIMQNPSFIAGKVAELVEGQELVSVFLSPHAGPIVGGGLAHSVIRPSDKYAADDVVERAPGDEYATVRTTDPEVKIAAVRDWGARFFVEDEKVTRGDLAFVNAEILALSNTVVRKLNTAVLEAVDAALVEHLGVGGGDFPATRPWDQVVTVGAPDTITSNAERPLALLAAAQREADQDRLGLKFDTLVVSPTGAYDLTVAYGENLPAVLATAGVELVTSPYIDEATAYAVARGKAGLLAFETPLTTELIPVRERRGKFVQTYVNPVMAITQPRAIRRLTALVTP
- a CDS encoding capsid cement protein translates to MAQIIEVEAYGGRDVTARATAPVTAGRLVTVSSAPVEGNIAVRAAGAGEAVFGVARATVAAGELVPVTRGASRIVRLIAGATVAVNAVVESDVNGAVVTAMTGTPVGRAVSAAAAGNEVLVSLHA
- a CDS encoding helix-turn-helix domain-containing protein: MSASTVNGVLIAADDAAFLSAALRKLIELSDRGGGRAVARVYELERELAISATRSAIGTAERARTPAPAVSRMQLIDTSTAAAQLGCSERNVRAMAARGSLNAQRVGGRWLVDAAEVEARSRRTKE